The proteins below are encoded in one region of Gopherus flavomarginatus isolate rGopFla2 chromosome 12, rGopFla2.mat.asm, whole genome shotgun sequence:
- the SH3BP5L gene encoding SH3 domain-binding protein 5-like isoform X1: protein MGDSNQRLVLGMNVGDGRQTPPGELRTPRQEGEELRTPIPEDVCSSDETKMPSMDQEDVEEELDPRIQEELEHLNQANEEINRVELQLDEARTTYRRILSESARKLNTQGSQLGNCIEKARPYYEARRLAKEAQQETQKAALRYERAVSMHNAAREMVFVAEQGVMADKNRLDPTWQEMLNHATCKVNEAEEERMHSEREHQRVTRLCQQAEAKVQSLQKSLKRVIVKSKPYFELKAQFNQILEEHKAKVTGLEQRVSQAKMRYSVALRNLEQISEQIHARRLQRFIQRRASPVGAEAGAGLGAECPPMDTLSMLSLQTIASDLQKFDSVEHLLGLSDATSLNSDELEEQEQRRGGQSQFKHHRSVSL from the exons ATGGGGGACTCAAACCAGCGGCTGGTTCTGGGCATGAATGTGGGGGATGGGCGCCAGACGCCTCCTGGGGAGCTGCGGACACCCAGGCAGGAGGGTGAGGAGCTCAGGACTCCTATCCCCGAGGATGTCTGCAGTAGTGACGAAACCAAGATGCCGTCTATGGACCAGGAAGATGTGGAGGAAGAGCTGGACCCCAGGATACAG gaggagctggagcATCTCAACCAGGCCAATGAAGAGATCAACCGGGTGGAACTGCAGCTGGAC GAAGCCAGGACCACATACCGCAGGATCCTCTCTGAATCTGCCAGAAAGCTCAACActcagggctcccagctggggaacTGCATTGAGAAAGCACGTCCGTACTATGAGGCCCGTCGCTTGGCCAAGGAG GCTCAGCAGGAGACACAGAAGGCAGCACTGCGGTACGAACGGGCGGTCAGCATGCACAACGCCGCCCGCGAGATGGTCTTTGTGGCGGAACAGGGCGTCATGGCCGACAAGAACCGGCTCGACCCCACCTGGCAGGAGATGCTCAACCATGCCACCTGCAAG GTGAATGAGGCGGAGGAGGAGCGGATGCACAGTGAGCGGGAGCACCAGCGCGTCACTAGGCTCTGCCAGCAGGCTGAAGCCAAGGTGCAGAGCCTGCAGAAATCCCTCAAGCGTGTCATAGTAAAGAGCAAGCCCTACTTCGAGCTCAAGGCCCAGTTCAACCAGATCCTCGAG GAGCACAAGGCCAAGGTGACGGGGCTGGAGCAGCGGGTCTCCCAAGCCAAAATGCGCTACTCGGTGGCGCTCCGTAACCTGGAGCAGATCAGTGAGCAGATCCATGCCCGGCGGCTGCAGCGCTTCATCCAACGCCGGGCCTCGCCagtaggggcagaggcaggggctggGTTGGGCGCTGAGTGCCCCCCTATGGACACGCTCTCCATGCTCAGCTTGCAGACCATTGCCTCCGACCTGCAGAAGTTTGACTCGGTGGAGCATCTGCTGGGGCTGTCGGATGCCACCAGTCTCAACAGCGATgagctggaggagcaggagcagcgaCGGGGTGGACAGAGCCAGTTCAAGCACCACCGCAGTGTCAGCCTCTAA
- the SH3BP5L gene encoding SH3 domain-binding protein 5-like isoform X2, with product MGDSNQRLVLGMNVGDGRQTPPGELRTPRQEGEELRTPIPEDVCSSDETKMPSMDQEDVEEELDPRIQEELEHLNQANEEINRVELQLDAQQETQKAALRYERAVSMHNAAREMVFVAEQGVMADKNRLDPTWQEMLNHATCKVNEAEEERMHSEREHQRVTRLCQQAEAKVQSLQKSLKRVIVKSKPYFELKAQFNQILEEHKAKVTGLEQRVSQAKMRYSVALRNLEQISEQIHARRLQRFIQRRASPVGAEAGAGLGAECPPMDTLSMLSLQTIASDLQKFDSVEHLLGLSDATSLNSDELEEQEQRRGGQSQFKHHRSVSL from the exons ATGGGGGACTCAAACCAGCGGCTGGTTCTGGGCATGAATGTGGGGGATGGGCGCCAGACGCCTCCTGGGGAGCTGCGGACACCCAGGCAGGAGGGTGAGGAGCTCAGGACTCCTATCCCCGAGGATGTCTGCAGTAGTGACGAAACCAAGATGCCGTCTATGGACCAGGAAGATGTGGAGGAAGAGCTGGACCCCAGGATACAG gaggagctggagcATCTCAACCAGGCCAATGAAGAGATCAACCGGGTGGAACTGCAGCTGGAC GCTCAGCAGGAGACACAGAAGGCAGCACTGCGGTACGAACGGGCGGTCAGCATGCACAACGCCGCCCGCGAGATGGTCTTTGTGGCGGAACAGGGCGTCATGGCCGACAAGAACCGGCTCGACCCCACCTGGCAGGAGATGCTCAACCATGCCACCTGCAAG GTGAATGAGGCGGAGGAGGAGCGGATGCACAGTGAGCGGGAGCACCAGCGCGTCACTAGGCTCTGCCAGCAGGCTGAAGCCAAGGTGCAGAGCCTGCAGAAATCCCTCAAGCGTGTCATAGTAAAGAGCAAGCCCTACTTCGAGCTCAAGGCCCAGTTCAACCAGATCCTCGAG GAGCACAAGGCCAAGGTGACGGGGCTGGAGCAGCGGGTCTCCCAAGCCAAAATGCGCTACTCGGTGGCGCTCCGTAACCTGGAGCAGATCAGTGAGCAGATCCATGCCCGGCGGCTGCAGCGCTTCATCCAACGCCGGGCCTCGCCagtaggggcagaggcaggggctggGTTGGGCGCTGAGTGCCCCCCTATGGACACGCTCTCCATGCTCAGCTTGCAGACCATTGCCTCCGACCTGCAGAAGTTTGACTCGGTGGAGCATCTGCTGGGGCTGTCGGATGCCACCAGTCTCAACAGCGATgagctggaggagcaggagcagcgaCGGGGTGGACAGAGCCAGTTCAAGCACCACCGCAGTGTCAGCCTCTAA